A portion of the Ammospiza caudacuta isolate bAmmCau1 chromosome 25, bAmmCau1.pri, whole genome shotgun sequence genome contains these proteins:
- the PAQR7 gene encoding membrane progestin receptor alpha → MATVVPGKLSQLLLSVRRLPGPLCPGTVSSAEVPAVFWKPYIHRGYRPVRQTWRYYFSTLFQQHNEAVNVWSHLAAALALLLRLPRLWQRVDFGQDAHARPLLIVLAAAITYLTFSSLAHLLQAKSEFWHYSFFFMDYVGVAVYQYGSALGHFYYAIEPGWHGRVRGFFLPLAAALAWLSCAGSCYAKFRFHPRCALPGRLCQELPSGLAYLLDISPVLHRLATAARPEPALLYHKCQVLFFLLAAFFFCHPYPEKWFPGRCHFVGQSHQIFHVFLVLCTLAQIEAVVLDYESRREIYSSLQRGLAHDFSALFLLTVACSVLTAAYMAHRVRHKLGLKEE, encoded by the coding sequence ATGGCCACGGTGGTGCCGGGGAAGCTgagccagctcctgctcagcgTGAGGCGGCTGCCGGGGCCGCTGTGCCCGGGCACGGTGAGCAGCGCCGAGGTGCCCGCCGTGTTCTGGAAGCCCTACATCCACCGCGGCTACCGGCCCGTGCGCCAGACCTGGCGCTATTACTTCTCCACGCTGTTCCAGCAGCACAACGAGGCCGTGAACGTGTGGTCGCACCTGGCGGCcgcgctggcgctgctgctgcgcCTGCCGCGCCTCTGGCAGCGCGTGGACTTCGGGCAGGACGCGCACGCCCGGCCCCTGCTCATCGTCCTGGCCGCCGCCATCACCTACCTGACCTTCAGCAGCCTGGCGCACCTGCTGCAGGCCAAGTCCGAGTTCTGGCACTACAGCTTCTTCTTCATGGACTACGTGGGGGTGGCCGTGTACCAGTACGGCAGCGCCCTGGGCCACTTCTACTACGCCATCGAGCCGGGCTGGCACGGCCGCGTGCGCGGCTTCTTCCTGCCGCTGGCGGCGGCGCTGGCCTGGCTGTCCTGCGCCGGCTCCTGCTACGCCAAGTTCCGCTTCCACCCGCGCTGCGCGCTGCCCGGGcgcctgtgccaggagctgccctcgGGGCTGGCCTACCTGCTGGACATCAGCCCCGTGCTGCACCGCCTCGCCACGGCCGCGCGCCCCGAGCCCGCCCTGCTCTACCACAAGTGCCAGGTGCTCTTCTTCCTCCTGGCCGCCTTCTTCTTCTGCCACCCCTACCCCGAGAAGTGGTTCCCGGGCCGGTGCCACTTCGTGGGGCAGAGCCACCAGATCTTCCACGTGTTCCTGGTGCTGTGCACGCTGGCGCAGATCGAGGCCGTGGTGCTGGACTACGAGTCCAGGAGGGAGATCTACTCCTCCCTGCAGCGGGGCCTGGCTCACGACTTCTCTGCCCTGTTCCTGCTCACCGTCGCCTGCTCCGTCCTCACAGCCGCCTACATGGCCCACAGGGTGAGGCACAAGCTGGGCCTCAAGGAGGAGTAA